A stretch of Electrophorus electricus isolate fEleEle1 chromosome 3, fEleEle1.pri, whole genome shotgun sequence DNA encodes these proteins:
- the usp24 gene encoding ubiquitin carboxyl-terminal hydrolase 24 isoform X2, which produces METEEEQHMTTLLCMGFPDPAAVRKALRLAKNDINEAVALLTNESPGLGYGYEPMESGPAPGSGPSGDGERSGRTGTGGFDPPPAYHDVVESERSNDENGNCSGSSMEFPTTNLYELESRVFTDHWSIPYKREESLGKCLIASTSLARLGLADADENCKRFMDRCMPEAFKKLLTSSAVHKWGTEIHEGIYNMLMLLVDLVAERVKQDPIPTGLMGVLTMAFNPDNEYHFKNRMKASQRNWAEVFGEDGMFAVSPSTSYQKEPHGWLVDLVNRFGEMGGFTAIQSKLNQEEMEIGSVSALVQPLGVCAEYLNSSLVQPMLDPVIHKMITYVQNLEEKDLKDKRLVSIPDLLSAIKLLCMRFQRDLVTVVDDLRLDILLRMLKTPHFSAKMNSLKEVTKLIEESTVSKTVKNAIDTDRLLDWLVENSVLSIALEGNIDQAQYCDRIKGIIELLGSKLSLDELSKIWRIQSGQSSTVIENIHTIIAAAAVKFSFEQLTHLFVLIQKSWEVESDRVRQKLLSLIGRIGREARSETTTVKVLEVLWDLAHLPTLPTTLVQQALEEHLTILSDAYAVKETIKRNYIIKCIEDIKKIQIQEASKSTSETQVSFLTGTWGKKKPSSLAKSSQQSNPQTVWVVPALRQLHEITRSFIKQTYQKQDKSIIQDLKKNFEIVKLITGSLVSCHRLAVSVAGSSGLSGSTLVDGRYSYQEYLEGHLRFLAFFLQEASLYLVWNRAKEIWECLVSGMDVCELDREMCYEWFTKGQHDLESDIQQQLFKEKILKLEPYEITMNGFNLFKTFFENVNLSDHRLKRQGTQLCVERLDLVGMDFIWRIAMESPDEDIANEAIQLIISYSYINLNPKMKKDSVTLHKKFIADCYKRLEAASSALGGPTLTHAVTRATKMLTATAMPTVATSVQSPSRSTKLVIIERLLLLAERYVITIEDLHSVPRTILPHGASFNGHPVTLHVTYESTKDTFTLEAHSNETIGSIRWKIAEQLSCPVDNVQIFANDSMLTMNRDQKLLNQLGFSDEQSLTVKSSGTGTPSASSADSSASASSSSSGVFNSAYALEQEKSLPGVVMALVCNVFEMLYQLANLEEPRITLRVRKLLLLIPTDPEVQDALDNFVPKESSVWSHQKTLFTLGSGSQASKSPSLSSKHQHQQSAASILEALFRSSAPGMSTFRVLYNLEVLSSKLMPTSDDEMAKTSVKSFCENFLKAGGLSLVVNVMQRDSIPSEVDYETRQGVYSICLQLARFLLVGQTMPSILDEELGREGLDTLSSRPFRNAGRQSGRQLSLCGTPEKSSYRQMSMSDRSSIRVEEIIPAARVAIQTMEVGDFTSTVACFMRLTWAAAAGRLDLVGSSQPIRESTNSLLPLGVRNRVSSTGSNCSSSSEGEATTLQAGICVKQQSVSIKDTIIAREALSLLVTCLQLRCQQLSSFYNLPCVNDFIIDILLGSPSGEIRRVACDQLYTMSQSDTSPYPEVQKPNLFLLSVVLAAQLPLWSPTSIMRGVNQRLLSQCTEYFDLRCQLLDDLTSTEMEQLSLSPAGMLEDEISWLDNFEPTWTSELETSEADNILQAGHLRLIKTLLSLCGSEKEQFGPSLIQQLLDDFLFRASRIILNSNNPSSTTAPLHDFHPKCSTVSSRLAAYEVLVMLADSSLTNLQLITRELLCMHHQADPSLTKEFDYLPPVDSRSVSGFVGLKNGGATCYMNAVFQQLYMQPGLPEAILSIEDETENPEESVFCQVQSLFGHLMESKLQYYVPENFWKIFKMWNKELYVREQQDAYEFFTSLVDQLDEHLKKIGREQIFKNTFQGIFSDQKICKDCPHRYEREETFMALNLGVTSCQSLEISLDQFVRGEVLEGSNAYYCEKCKEKRTTVKRTCIKSLPSVLVIHLMRFGFDWESGRSIKYDEQIRFPWVLNMEPYTVSGMARQDSSADHGENGRGAEPGAGGSPRKKVTISENYELVGVVVHSGQAHAGHYYSFIKDRRGSWRGRWYKFNDNIVEEFEMNDETLEYECFGGEYRPKVYDQSNPYPDVRRRYWNAYMLFYQRISDQNSPVLPKKSRVSVMRQEAEDLSLSAPSSPEISPQSSPRPPRASNDRLTLLTRLVRKGEKKGLFVEKMPARIYQMVRDENLKFMKNRDVYNSDYFNFTLSLASVNATKLKHPSYQAMAKTSLELAAQFLFHTYLRTKKKLRVDTEEWIATVEMLLSKSSEACQWMVQYLVGPEGREIIRNCLLECSVREVRVVVASILEKTLESALCFQAPGLDSLLDMLLSLLDKDVPENCKNCSQYFSLFSNFTQRGVGPCQLLLKHSAYRRMLVFLLGPNRQNNQNRRWSSAQAREFLHLHNTLALMVLHTDLTSQRTEVLGAFKLRSSGLVPSSSSLLPLHPDINTLLFQPEGQPYLMEVMFAMRELSGPLPFLIEMVTYCSFCNEPFSLAVLHLLKNQLEMAPPHELKNIFQMLLEILMVEDPLQSQRLKYAFESEKGLLALMHQSNNVDSSRCYQCVKFLVTLAQKCSPAKDYFKELSGHWSWAVQWLQKKMSEHYWTPQSNVSNETSTAKTFQRTISAQDTLAYATALLNEKEQSGSSNGSDGSPANDNSDRSLRQGSESPMMLGDSKSDLEDVDP; this is translated from the exons ATGGAGACGGAGGAGGAGCAGCACATGACCACGCTCCTCTGCATGGGCTTCCCCGACCCCGCCGCCGTCCGCAAGGCCCTCCGCCTGGCCAAGAACGACATCAACGAGGCCGTGGCTTTGCTCACGAACGAGAGCCCTGGACTCGGCTACGGCTACGAGCCGATGGAGAGCGGCCCTGCCCCGGGTTCCGGGCCCAGCGGAGACGGTGAGAGGAGCGGCAGGACCGGGACGGGCGGCTTCGACCCTCCGCCGGCTTACCACGACGTGGTGGAAAGCGAG AGGAGTAACGATGAGAATGGAAACTGTTCTGGGAGCAGTATGGAGTTCCCCACCACTAACCTCTATGAGCTGGAGAGCAGGGTGTTCACTGATCACTGGTCCATCCCGTACAAGAGAGAGGAGTCGCTGGGCAAGTGTCTCATTGCCTCCACCAGCCTTGCCAGACTGG gCCTGGCTGATGCAGATGAGAACTGTAAGCGCTTCATGGACAGGTGCATGCCCGAGGCCTTCAAaaag CTGCTGACGTCGAGTGCGGTGCATAAGTGGGGGACGGAGATCCACGAGGGCATCTACAACATGCTGATGCTGCTGGTGGACCTGGTGGCAGAGCGGGTGAAGCAGGACCCCATCCCCACCGGCCTTATGGGTGTCCTGACTATG GCGTTCAATCCGGATAATGAGTATCACTTTAAGAACCGGATGAAGGCGAGTCAGAGGAACTGGGCCGAGGTGTTTGGGGAGGATGGCATGTTTGCAGTCTCTCCCAGCACCAGCTATCAGAAG GAGCCTCATGGTTGGCTGGTGGACCTTGTGAACCGG TTTGGAGAAATGGGTGGTTTCACAGCCATTCAGAGCAAGCTGAACCAGGAGGAGATGGAAATTGGG AGTGTGTCTGCTCTGGTACAGCcgcttggtgtgtgtgcagaataCCTCAACTCCAGCCTGGTCCAG CCCATGCTGGACCCAGTCATCCACAAGATGATCACATACGTGCAGAATCTGGAGGAGAAGGACCTCAAGGACAAG AGGCTGGTGAGCATTCCGGACCTGCTGTCTGCCATCAAACTGCTGTGCATGAGGTTCCAGCGGGACCTGGTCACTGTGGTGGACGACCTCAGGCTGGACATCCTCCTCCGCATGCTCAAGACCCCCCACTTCAGCGCCAAGATGAACTCCCTGAAAGAG GTGACGAAGCTTATTGAGGAGAGCACTGTGTCCAAGACTGTGAAGAATGCCATAGACACAGACCGGCTCCTCGACTGGCTGGTGGAGAACTCCGTCCTCTCGATAGCCCTGGAAG GCAACATTGACCAAGCGCAATATTGTGATAGGATAAAGGGAATCATTGAGTTGCTGGGCAGTAAACTCTCATTGGACGAGCTCTCCAAGATCTGGAGGATACAG TCTGGCCAGTCCTCGACGGTCATAGAAAACATCCACACCATCATCGCCGCCGCCGCTGTCAAATTCAGCTTCGAGCAGCTGACTCACCTCTTCGTCCTCATACAAAAA agctGGGAGGTTGAGAGTGATCGAGTCAGACAGAAACTCCTGAGTTTGATCGGGAGGATAGGCAGAGAAGCCCGCTCTGAAACAACGACGGTGAAG GTGTTGGAGGTTCTGTGGGATCTGGCCCACCTGCCCACCCTCCCCACCACCCTGGTGCAGCAGGCGCTGGAGGAGCACCTAACCATCCTGAGTGACGCGTACGCCGTCAAAGAAACCATCAAGAGGAACTACATTATCAAGTGCATCGAGGACATCAAGAAG ATACAAATACAGGAGGCTTCAAAGTCCACCAGCGAGACACAGGTCTCTTTTTTAACTGGCACCTGGGGCAAGAAGAAACCAAGCTCATTGGCCAAA TCATCCCAGCAGAGCAACCCTCAGACAGTATGGGTTGTTCCTGCCCTTCGACAGCTTCATGAGATCACTCGGTCCTTTATCAAGCAGACCTATCAGAAACAAGataag AGTATAATCCAGGATCTGAAGAAGAACTTTGAGATAGTGAAGCTGATCACAGGCTCTCTGGTGTCGTGCCATCGTCTGGCTGTTTCCGTTGCTGGCTCCAGTGGTCTCTCAGGATCTACTCTTGTAGATGGCAGATACTCTTATCAAGAG tattTGGAAGGCCATCTGAGGTTTTTGGCGTTCTTTCTACAAGAGGCCAGCCTTTACTTGGTGTGGAACAGGGCTAAAGAGATCTGGGAGTGCCTGGTGTCCgggatggatgtgtgtgagctggacCGCGAG atgtgttaCGAGTGGTTCACTAAAGGACAGCATGACCTGGAGAGCGATATCCAGCAGCAGCTCTTCAAAGAGAAGATCCTCAAACTTGAGCCTTACGAGATCACCATGAACG GGTTTAACCTCTTCAAGACCTTCTTTGAGAATGTGAATCTATCAGACCATCGTCTCAAACGGCAGGGAACGCAACTG TGTGTGGAGCGCCTGGACCTGGTCGGCATGGACTTCATCTGGAGAATCGCCATGGAGTCCCCTGATGAGGACATCGCCAACGAGGCCATTCAGCTCATCATCAGCTACAGTTACATAAACCTCAACCCCAAAATGAAGAAG GATTCTGTGACCTTGCATAAGAAGTTCATAGCAGATTGCTATAAGAGGTTGGAG GCCGCCAGCTCTGCCCTTGGGGGCCCCACCTTGACCCACGCGGTCACTCGAGCAACCAAGATGCTGACGGCCACCGCCATGCCGACCGTTGCCACATCTGTGCAGTCGCCCTCCAG GTCTACTAAACTTGTGATCATCGAGAGGCTGCTGTTATTGGCTGAGAGATACGTCATCACCATCGAG gATCTCCACTCAGTTCCTCGGACTATACTACCTCATGGAGCTTCTTTCAATGGCCACCCTGTGACCCTCCACGTAACCTATGAATCTACCAAAGATACCTTCACTctggag gctcaCAGTAATGAAACAATCGGCAGCATCAGGTGGAAGATTGCGGAGCAACTTAGCTGTCCTGTGGACAACGTACAGATATTCGCCAACGACAGCATG ctgaCAATGAACAGGGATCAGAAGCTGCTGAACCAACTGGGTTTCTCTGACGAGCAGAGTCTGACGGTGAAGAGCTCGGGGACAGGGACGCCCTCGGCCAGCTCCGCTGACAGCTCCGCCTCCGCCAGCTCGAGCAGCAGTGGGGTCTTCAACTCTGCATATGCCCtggagcag GAGAAGTCTCTCCCTGGCGTAGTGATGGCGTTAGTGTGTAATGTTTTTGAGATGCTCTATCAGCTCGCCAACCTGGAGGAGCCCAG aataACTCTGCGCGTGAGGAAACTGTTGCTCCTCATCCCGACTGATCCGGAGGTGCAGGACGCCCTGGATAACTTTGTGCCAAAGGAATCCAGCGTGTGGAGCCACCAG aaaacTCTGTTCACCTTGGGTTCTGGCTCCCAGGCCTCCaagtctccatctctctccagcAAACATCAGCATCAGCAGAGTGCCGCCTCCATCCTGGAGGCTCTGTTCCGCTCCTCTGCCCCGGGCATGTCCACCTTCAGAGTGCTCTACAATCTAGAg GTGTTGAGTTCCAAGCTGATGCCCACCTCTGATGACGAGATGGCGAAGACAAGCGTCAAGTCCTTCTGTGAGAACTTCCTCAAAGCTGGAGGTCTGAG tctgGTCGTTAATGTCATGCAGAGAGACTCGATCCCGTCTGAGGTGGACTATGAGACCAGGCAGGGTGTCTACTCCATCTGCCTGCAGCTTGCCAG GTTCCTGCTGGTAGGGCAGACCATGCCGAGCATCCTGGACGAGGAACTGGGCAGGGAGGGCCTGGACACGCTGTCCTCGCGGCCCTTCCGGAACGCGGGCCGGCAGAGCGGCCGGCAGCTCTCGCTGTGCGGAACGCCGGAGAAGTCCTCCTACAGGCAGATGTCCATGTCCGACAGGTCCTCCATTAGGGTGGAGGAGATTATTCCCGCAGCACGGGTGGCCATTCAG ACAATGGAGGTCGGGGACTTCACTTCCACCGTGGCCTGTTTCATGCGGCTAACCTGGGCAGCTGCTGCCGGTCGATTGGACCTTGTGGGGAgcagtcagccaatcagagagagCACCAACTCGCTGTTGCCTCTCGGGGTCCGTAACAGGGTCAGCAGCACAG GCAGTAACTGCAGCTCTAGCAGCGAGGGAGAGGCCACCACACTGCAGGCCGGAATTTGCGTGAAACAGCAGAGTGTCTCCATTAAGGACACGATCATTGCCCGCGAAGCACTGTCCCTGCTGGTCACTTGCCTACAGCTCCGCTGCCAGCAGCTCT CCTCTTTCTATAACCTGCCCTGCGTGAACGACTTCATCATCGACATCCTGCTGGGATCTCCCAGCGGAGAG ATCCGACGTGTGGCCTGCGACCAGCTGTACACCATGAGTCAGAGCGACACTTCCCCCTACCCTGAAGTGCAAAAGCCCAACCTGTTCCTGCTCAGCGTGGTGCTGGCCGCACAGCTTCCTCTCTGGTCGCCCACTAGTATCATGAGGGGCGTTAACCAAAG GTTGCTTTCACAGTGCACGGAGTATTTCGACCTGCGTTGCCAGCTCTTGGACGACCTGACCA GCACAGAGATGGAGCAGCTCAGCCTCAGCCCGGCCGGCATGCTGGAGGATGAGATCAGCTGGCTGGACAACTTCGAGCCCACGTGGACCAGCGAGCTGGAGACCAGCGAGGCAGACAACATCCTGCAGGCGGGACATCTACGACTCATCAAGACACTGCTCTCCCTCTGTGGCAGCGAGAAAGAGCAGTTcg GCCCCTCCCTTatccagcagctgctggatgACTTCCTGTTTCGGGCGTCGCGCATCATCCTGAACAGCAACAACCCTTCCAGCACTACAGCCCCTCTGCACGACTTCCACCCGAA GTGCAGCACAGTGAGCAGCCGCTTGGCAGCGTATGAGGTGTTGGTGATGCTGGCTGACAGCTCTCTCACCAACCTGCAGCTCATCACACGGGAGCTGCTGTGCATGCACCACCAGGCTGACCCATCCCTCACCAAGGAGTTTGAC TATCTGCCCCCAGTGGACAGCCGCTCCGTGTCAGGGTTCGTGGGTCTGAAGAACGGAGGGGCAACTTGCTACATGAACGCTGTCTTCCAGCAACTCTACATGCAGCCTGGCTTgccggag GCCATCCTGTCCATAGAAGACGAGACGGAGAATCCAGAGGAGAGCGTGTTCTGCCAGGTGCAGTCACTCTTCGGCCACCTGATGGAGAGCAAGCTGCAGTACTACGTCCCCGAGAACTTCTGGAAG ATCTTTAAGATGTGGAATAAGGAGCTGTATGTGCGAGAGCAGCAGGATGCTTATGAGTTCTTCACCAGCCTTGTGGACCAACTAGATGAACATCTGAAG AAAATTGGGAGGGAGCAGATCTTCAAGAATACGTTTCAGGGCATTTTCTCAGACCAGAAGATATGCAAAGACTGCCCCCACAG GTATGAGCGAGAGGAGACCTTCATGGCGCTGAACCTGGGGGTGACCTCCTGTCAGAGTCTGGAGATTTCCCTGGATCAGTTTGTCCGAGGAGAGGTCCTGGAGGGCAGCAACGCATACTACTGTGAGAAATGCAAAGAGAAG AGAACCACAGTAAAGCGCACCTGTATTAAGTCCCTGCCCAGTGTGCTGGTCATCCATCTGATGCGTTTTGGCTTTGACTGGGAGAGTGGACGTTCCATCAAATACGATGAGCAGATACGG TTCCCATGGGTGCTGAACATGGAGCCGTACACGGTGTCGGGCATGGCCCGCCAGGACTCCAGCGCTGACCACGGCGAGAACGGCCGAGGGGCGGAGCCTGGGGCTGGGGGCTCGCCCCGTAAGAAGGTCACCATCTCGGAGAACTACGAACTGGTGGGAGTGGTTGTCCACAGTGGGCAGGCACACGCAGGACACTACTACTCATTCATCAAAGAccgccg GGGCAGCTGGCGAGGTCGGTGGTACAAGTTCAACGACAACATCGTGGAGGAGTTTGAGATGAACGACGAGACTCTGGAGTACGAGTGTTTCGGCGGAGAGTACAGGCCCAAAGTCTACGATCAGT CCAACCCGTATCCAGACGTGCGGAGGCGTTACTGGAACGCCTACATGCTCTTCTACCAGCGAATCAGTGACCAGAACTCGCCCGTCCTGCCCAAGAAGAGTCGTGTGAGTGTGATGCGTCAGGAAGCCGAGGACCTGTCCCT gtCGGCGCCCTCCTCTCCCGAGATCTCCCCCCAGTCGTCGCCGAGACCACCCAGGGCCAGCAACGACCGCCTCACCCTGCTCACACGCCTGGTCCGGAAGGGGGAGAAGAAGGGCCTGTTTGTGGAGAAGATGCCCGCGCGCATCTACCAG ATGGTGCGGGACGAGAACCTGAAGTTCATGAAAAACAGAGACGTGTACAACAGCGATTACTTCAACTTCACGCTGTCGCTGGCCTCCGTCAATGCG ACAAAGCTGAAGCACCCGTCCTACCAAGCTATGGCCAAGACCAGCCTGGAGCTGGCGGCCCAGTTCCTCTTCCACACCTACCTGCGCACCAAAAAGAAGCTCAG AGTGGACACGGAGGAGTGGATCGCGACAGTGGAGATGTTGCTGTCTAAGAGCAGCGAGGCGTGTCAGTGGATGGTTCAGTACCTGGTGGGTCCCGAGGGCAGAGAAATCATCAG GAACTGTCTGCTGGAGTGCAGTGTGCGGGAGGTGCGCGTGGTGGTGGCCTCTATCCTGGAGAAGACACTGGAGAGTGCGCTGTGCTTCCAGGCCCCCGGGCTGGACAGCCTCCTGGacatgctgctctctctgctggacAAGGACGTGCCGGAGAACTGCAAGAACTGCTCGCAGTACTTCAGCCTCTTCAGCAACTTCAcccagagg GGAGTCGGGCCATGCCAGTTGTTGCTGAAACATTCTGCTTATCGTCGGATGCTCGTCTTCCTGTTAGGGCCCAATCGACAGAACAATCAG AACCGGCGCTGGAGTTCTGCTCAGGCCCGAGAGTTCCTGCACCTGCACAACACACTGGCTCTGATGGTGTTGCACACAGACCTCACATCTCAGAGGACAGAGG TTCTCGGTGCCTTCAAACTCCGTTCCTCTGGCCTTGtgccttcatcctcctctctcctgccacTGCACCCAGACATCAACACACTGCTCTTTCAACCTGAAGGACAGCCTTACCTGATGgag GTGATGTTTGCCATGCGTGAGCTCTCTGGGCCTCTGCCCTTCCTCATAGAGATGGTGACCTACTGCAGTTTCTGTAATGAGCCTTTCTCTCTCGCCGTGCTGCATCTGCTGAAG aaTCAGCTGGAGATGGCTCCTCCTCACGAGCTCAAGAACATCTTCCAGATGCTTCTGGAGATTCTG ATGGTAGAGGACCCCCTGCAGTCCCAGAGACTGAAATATGCATTTGAGTCTGAGAAGGGACTTCTGG ctttgATGCACCAGAGCAACAATGTGGACAGTAGTCGCTGCTATCAGTGCGTTAAGTTCCTGGTCACCTTGGCTCAGAA GTGCTCTCCAGCTAAAGACTACTTCAAAGAGCTGTCAGGACACTGGAGCTGGGCAGTGCAGTGGCTACAGAAGAAG ATGTCCGAGCATTACTGGACGCCTCAGAGCAACGTGTCCAACGAGACCTCTACAGCGAAGACGTTCCAGCGCACCATCTCGGCGCAG gacacaTTAGCCTATGCCACAGCCCTGCTGAATGAGAAGGAGCAGTCAGGGAGCAGTAACGGATCTGATGGCAGCCCAGCCAATGACAACTCAGACCGCAGCCTCCGACAG gGCTCCGAGTCTCCTATGATGCTGGGTGACTCTAAAAGTGATTTAGAGGATGTTGACCCCTAA